Proteins found in one bacterium genomic segment:
- a CDS encoding uS10/mL48 family ribosomal protein, which yields HKRLICILNATNKTVEALSKLELPAGVDIELKVTANA from the coding sequence TCACAAACGCTTAATTTGTATTTTGAACGCGACGAATAAAACGGTAGAAGCGTTGTCTAAGCTGGAGTTACCAGCCGGTGTAGATATTGAATTGAAAGTGACCGCCAACGCATAA
- the rplC gene encoding 50S ribosomal protein L3 translates to MSGMIGRKIGMSNIFDESGNIIPVTLVEALPNVVTQIKTKEKDGYEAVQLAVGNRRGKNTPNPLQGHAKKAGLTETFPRILREFKDLDVAQFQLGATVSLDIFNVGDKITVVGTSKGKGFQGVVKRHGFGGINQTSHGASDRVRSPGSVGGSSDPSRVFKGMRMAGRMGSDRVTVKNLKVVRLDKETNVLFIKGSVPGATNSYIEIRKNGK, encoded by the coding sequence ATGAGTGGTATGATTGGCAGAAAAATCGGCATGAGCAATATTTTTGACGAGAGCGGGAATATTATTCCCGTAACCCTTGTCGAGGCATTGCCCAACGTCGTGACACAAATCAAGACCAAGGAAAAAGACGGCTATGAAGCTGTTCAATTAGCCGTTGGTAATCGCCGCGGTAAAAACACGCCGAATCCTCTCCAAGGTCATGCAAAAAAAGCCGGTTTGACTGAGACCTTTCCGCGCATTCTGAGAGAATTTAAAGATCTTGATGTAGCGCAATTTCAACTCGGTGCAACGGTCAGCCTGGATATCTTCAATGTCGGTGACAAAATTACAGTGGTCGGTACTTCCAAAGGAAAAGGATTTCAAGGCGTTGTAAAACGTCACGGATTCGGCGGTATCAATCAAACATCGCACGGTGCTTCCGATCGCGTTCGTTCGCCGGGTTCTGTCGGCGGTTCGTCCGATCCTTCGCGCGTTTTCAAAGGCATGCGTATGGCCGGCAGAATGGGAAGCGATCGTGTTACCGTAAAAAATCTGAAGGTGGTACGTCTGGATAAAGAAACGAATGTTTTATTTATCAAAGGCAGCGTACCTGGAGCGACCAATTCCTACATTGAAATTCGCAAAAACGGCAAGTAA
- the rplD gene encoding 50S ribosomal protein L4: protein MKLDVKKINGEDSGRKVELPADIFGITPNDHAVYLAVKAERANKRHGTHNTLERSDVSGTTKKPWKQKGTGGARAGSVKTPLWPGGAITFGPHPHLYKKDTNVKVKRLARKSALTYKANDSKIVVVEDFHTLCAETPKTKSVFEVLTNLGLVSETKKIQKVLMLVDKTRKDEKEVRVYENFKKSCRNIPGLKISVTKDASTYEIMNADYVLFHETALKNVATAFGAGAE, encoded by the coding sequence ATGAAACTAGATGTCAAAAAAATTAACGGTGAAGATTCAGGGCGTAAAGTAGAACTGCCGGCGGATATTTTTGGAATCACACCCAATGATCACGCCGTGTATTTGGCTGTTAAAGCCGAACGTGCCAATAAACGCCACGGAACACACAATACGCTTGAGCGTTCCGATGTTTCCGGTACTACCAAAAAACCTTGGAAACAAAAAGGTACAGGCGGAGCCCGTGCAGGATCGGTCAAGACTCCTTTATGGCCGGGCGGCGCTATCACTTTCGGTCCGCATCCTCATCTTTACAAAAAGGATACGAATGTTAAAGTCAAGCGTCTTGCGCGCAAGTCAGCCTTGACCTATAAAGCGAATGACAGCAAAATTGTAGTTGTTGAAGATTTTCATACTTTGTGCGCTGAAACGCCTAAAACGAAATCAGTATTTGAAGTTTTGACCAATTTGGGCTTAGTGAGTGAAACCAAAAAAATTCAAAAAGTATTGATGTTGGTTGACAAGACTCGAAAAGACGAAAAAGAAGTTCGCGTTTATGAAAACTTCAAAAAATCATGCCGCAATATTCCCGGCTTGAAAATTAGCGTGACCAAGGACGCTTCAACCTATGAAATTATGAATGCCGATTATGTGCTTTTTCACGAAACGGCATTGAAGAATGTGGCAACGGCTTTTGGCGCCGGCGCCGAATAA
- the rplW gene encoding 50S ribosomal protein L23, which translates to MDNTRVNQILRRPVITEKMTILKDKKKRNGEILNQYAFEVSKDANKMEIKQAIEKKFNVKVDSVRTINVMGKAKIRWTKAGRTEGKSRDWKKAVVTLAKDNKIEFVEGAA; encoded by the coding sequence ATGGACAATACCAGAGTTAATCAGATTTTACGCCGTCCGGTCATTACCGAAAAAATGACAATTCTGAAAGATAAGAAAAAGCGTAACGGAGAAATTTTAAATCAGTACGCATTTGAAGTTTCTAAAGATGCCAACAAAATGGAAATCAAACAAGCCATTGAAAAGAAATTCAACGTCAAAGTCGATTCCGTTCGTACCATTAATGTAATGGGAAAAGCTAAAATTCGCTGGACCAAAGCCGGAAGAACTGAAGGTAAAAGCCGAGACTGGAAAAAAGCAGTCGTCACGCTTGCAAAAGACAACAAAATCGAATTTGTCGAAGGCGCAGCGTAA
- the rplB gene encoding 50S ribosomal protein L2, with protein MPVKSFRPYTPTRRFLTVSDFAEVTKTTPEKTLLEPLAKTGGRNNIGHTTSRFRGGGHKRMYRIIDFKRRKTGVEAKVIGIEYDPNRSANIALIQYADGEKSYILAPKGLRVGEKVMSGETAEIKIGNAMPLKLIPIGSDVHNVELKLNKGGQMARSAGAFANIAGREEGYVQLRLPSGEIRKVLEDCYATIGQVGNLEHENIAIGKAGRVRWMGKRPHNRGVVMNPVDHPHGGGEGRSPQGNPHPVTPWGQPTKGYKTRKKNHRTNRYIIKRRK; from the coding sequence ATGCCGGTTAAATCGTTCAGACCTTATACGCCAACACGCCGATTTTTGACGGTATCAGACTTCGCAGAAGTCACGAAAACAACGCCGGAAAAAACGTTGTTGGAGCCTTTAGCGAAGACGGGCGGTCGTAACAACATCGGACATACCACGTCGCGTTTCCGCGGCGGCGGCCATAAGCGGATGTACCGCATCATCGATTTCAAACGCCGTAAAACCGGCGTCGAAGCGAAAGTAATCGGAATCGAATATGACCCAAACCGTAGCGCCAATATTGCTTTGATTCAATATGCAGACGGCGAAAAAAGTTATATTCTTGCCCCTAAAGGATTGCGAGTTGGCGAAAAAGTGATGTCAGGTGAAACGGCAGAAATTAAAATTGGCAATGCCATGCCGTTAAAATTAATTCCGATCGGATCGGATGTACATAATGTTGAGTTGAAACTGAATAAAGGCGGCCAAATGGCGCGTTCGGCCGGTGCGTTTGCCAATATCGCGGGCCGAGAAGAAGGTTATGTGCAATTACGGTTACCTTCGGGCGAAATTCGTAAAGTTTTGGAAGATTGTTATGCAACGATCGGTCAAGTCGGTAATCTTGAACATGAAAATATTGCCATCGGAAAAGCTGGCCGCGTTCGTTGGATGGGCAAACGTCCGCACAACCGAGGTGTCGTGATGAATCCTGTTGATCACCCGCACGGTGGTGGTGAAGGCCGTTCCCCGCAAGGTAATCCTCATCCGGTAACGCCATGGGGCCAACCGACCAAGGGTTACAAAACGCGTAAGAAAAATCATCGTACCAATCGGTATATCATCAAACGTCGTAAGTAA